The Euphorbia lathyris chromosome 3, ddEupLath1.1, whole genome shotgun sequence genome contains a region encoding:
- the LOC136221915 gene encoding uncharacterized protein produces METASFFRNRYWILRHGKSIPNEKGLIVSSLENGIRSEYQLAPDGINQAHSAGQLFLKELKEKNIPLENVRICYSPFARTSHTAKVVASVLDIPFDGPQFKVMEDIRERYFGPLFELMSHDKYSEIWALDEKDPCMQPEGGESAKDVGNRLAKSIAIMESDFQGCAILIVSHGDPLQILQATLNAAKQQIGSPNDDLASRIQAVNVPSVLSQHRKFALLTGEIRAVI; encoded by the exons ATGGAAACGGCCTCATTTTTCAGGAACAGATACTGGATCTTGAGGCATGGAAAAAGCATTCCCAACGAGAAAGGCCTCATAGTTTCATCTCTG GAAAATGGTATCCGTTCCGAATACCAATTAGCACCCGATGGCATCAATCAGGCACACTCTGCTGGACAACTTTTCCTCAAG GAATTGAAGGAAAAAAACATACCCCTTGAAAATGTCCGCATTTGCTACTCTCCATTTGCAAGGACCAGTCACACTGCCAAAGTTGTTGCATCCGTTTTGGATATTCCATTTGATGGCCCTCAATTTAAG GTGATGGAAGATATTCGAGAACGTTATTTTGGTCCTTTATTTGAACTTATGTCGCATGATAAG TATTCAGAAATATGGGCGCTTGATGAGAAAGATCCATGCATGCAACCAGAAGGTGGTGAAAGTGCTAAAGATGTTGGTAATAGACTTGCAAAGTCAATAGCAATAATGGAGTCAGATTTTCAAGG ATGTGCAATATTAATAGTGAGCCATGGTGATCCCCTGCAAATTTTGCAAGCTACACTCAATGCAGCAAAACAACAAATAGGGTCTCCTAATGATGACTTGGCATCAAGAATTCAGGCAGTCAACGTCCCTTCGGTTTTATCTCAACATCGGAAGTTTGCGTTGCTTACCGGAGAGATTCGTGCAGTCATATAA
- the LOC136222177 gene encoding protein LAZ1 — protein MKYQDLLIPLLGYSPPLWATIIAAAFVLLSLCLSLFLLFEHLSAYKNPEEQKFLIGVIVMVPCYAIESIISLMNPSISVDTAILRDCYESFAMYCFGRYLTACLGGEERTIEFMERHRRMNLKTPLLEHGNEEGTIKHPFPMNYIFKPWKLGRWFYQVVKFGIVQYMLIKSLTSILAVVLEAFGVYCEGEFNVSCGYPYMAVVLNFSQSWALYCLVQFYTVTKDELAHIKPLYKFLMFKSIVFLTWWQGVAIALLYSLGLFKSPIAQGLQFKSSVQDFIICIEMGIASVVHLYVFPAKPYELMGDRVHGSVAVLGDYASVDCPLDPDEVRDSERPTKLRLPQPDIHVKSGMTIKESVRDVVVGGGGYIVNDVKFTVNQAVEPVEKGFTKFNEKLHKISQNMKRHDKERRRTKDDSSIAPSPPRRVIRGIDDPLLNGSFSDSGVMKGKKHRRKSGYTSGESGGESSSDQSFGGYHIRGRRWLTKD, from the exons TTTAATTCCTCTTTTAGGCTACTCACCTCCATTATGGGCAACTATAATTGCCGCTGCTTTTGTGCTGCTATCACTTTGCTTGTCATTGTTTCTTTTGTTCGAGCACCTTTCTGCTTACAAGAATCCTGAG gAGCAAAAGTTTTTGATTGGAGTTATTGTAATGGTTCCTTGTTACGCCATTGAATCT ATTATATCGTTGATGAATCCATCAATTAGTGTTGATACTGCGATACTAAGGGACTGCTACGAATCATTTGCCATGTATTGCTTTGGAAGATATCTTACTGCTTGCTTGG GTGGGGAAGAAAGAACTATTGAATTTATGGAAAGACACAGACGTATGAATCTTAAGACCCCCCTTCTGGAACATGGTAATGAGGAGGGAACTATAAAGCATCCTTTTCCAATGAATTATATCTTTAAACCTTGGAAGCTTGGTCGGTGGTTTTATCAAGTTGTCAAGTTTGGTATTGTTCAATAT ATGTTAATCAAGTCTCTGACTTCAATATTAGCTGTTGTTCTTGAAGCGTTTGGTGTATATTGCGAAGGAGAGTTTAACGTGTCATGTGG GTATCCATACATGGCAGTGGTTCTAAATTTCAGTCAGTCATGGGCTTTGTACTGTTTAGTTCAGTTTTACACTGTTACAAAGGATGAACTGGCCCACATTAAACCATTATACAAGTTCCTCATGTTTAAATCAATTGTATTTTTGACTTGGTGGCAAGGAGTGGCGATTGCTCTTCTTTACTCCCTTGGTTTATTCAAGAGTCCTATAGCTCAAGGCCTGCAATTTAAGTCAAGTGTCCAGGACTTCATCATTTGTATAGAG ATGGGCATAGCTTCTGTTGTTCACCTATATGTGTTCCCTGCAAAGCCTTATGAGTTAATGGGTGACCGTGTTCATGGAAGTGTTGCAGTTCTTGGAGATTATGCATCTGTTGATTGCCCATTGGATCCAGATGAGGTTAGAGATAGTGAAAGACCTACAAAGTTACGCCTCCCGCAGCCTGACATTCATGTCAAGAGTGGAATGACCATCAAAGAAAGTGTTCGGGATGTTGTTGTTGGTGGTGGTGGATAT ATTGTGAATGATGTGAAGTTTACTGTAAATCAAGCAGTGGAACCTGTGGAAAAGGGTTTTACGAAGTTCAATGAGAAACTGCATAAGATCTCTCAAAACATGAAGAGACACGACAAGGAAAGGAGACGAACTAAGGATGACAGTTCCATAGCTCCTTCACCCCCTCGGAGGGTGATTCGTGGGATAGATGATCCCCTATTAAATGGGAGCTTTAGTGACAGCGGAGTAATGAAAGGAAAGAAACACCGCCGAAAATCAGGATATACAAGTGGGGAGAGTGGGGGAGAAAGCAGCAGTGATCAAAGCTTTGGCGGATATCATATCAGGGGCCGGAGATGGTTAACAAAAGATTAG